One Salvelinus alpinus chromosome 9, SLU_Salpinus.1, whole genome shotgun sequence genomic window, TCTCTGCATGTGACAATCAAGATTTGTTTGCTCGTGCACATGACAAAAGTAACCGAAGTCTGCAGGTGTTTTCATGGTTTTTCGCATGTGCCAGGTTATATAAATTTAAACGGCAGTACAGGCGCTCTGAAAAGTCAGATAAACAATACTTTTttgtggatattttgtctcaaatttcgACTGGCTGAAGGACCAACCGCACAGACAACCAGTAAAGttcaaatactgaacaaaaatttaaacgcaacatgcaatgcAAATTTAAAAGACtactgagttagttcatataaggtaataagtcaatttaaattaattaattaggtcctaatctatggatttcacgactgggaatacagatatgcttcTGGTCacaggtaggggcgtggatcagaaccagtcagtatctggtgtgatcaccatttgcctcatgcagcgcgacatctccttcgcatagagttgatcaggctgttgattggctCCTGGATGGCTTCTTGCCtcacggcaagcagtactggagcgccaagtctaggtccaagaggcttctaaacagcttctacccccaagccataagactcctgaacatctaatcaaatggctacccagactattagcATTGCCCCCCTTCCCcgcttctacgctgctgctactctgttattatctatgcatagtcactttaataactctacctacatgtacatattacctcaaatacctcgactaaccagtactccctgtatatagcctcgctattgttatcttACAGCTGCTCTGTAATTAtttattacttttatttattacttttttaaagtattttcttaaaactggttaagggcttgtaagtaagcatttcactgtacaaccttgttgtattcggcacatgtgacaaataaaatttgatttgattgtggaatgttgtccccacTCCATATTTATTCATATGGTCCACTTTCTTCATTTTTTTTCTTGTTCGCGAtattacagtgtgtctaaactccaGTCCCTCTCAATCTCTTCTtcacaatccacgtctcaattgtctcaaggcttaacaatccttctttaatctgtctcctccctgtcATCTACACTgcctgaagtggatttaacaggtgacatcaataagggatcattgctttcacctggtcagtctatgtcatggaaaaaacaggcattcctaatgttttgtacacatgtatatttgtattattttataaaatggCATCTAGTGGTCTTTTTGGGTACTGCATATTATCACAGGCGTGTAATTATTTCTGGCTCTCTGTGGCCCtctcacatgtaaaatatataaaataatgaaaaaagatgatttttaaataaaacatttactgaccaagctgtaaaacattatcctaaatataaaccatcaacttagtaaataacattggtgtttaatatgaggcctcaggtttcagcatgaaatatccttcttttttttttttacacacttatttattttactatgtccaaatgtctttgttgtaaatgttttgccaccaaactggtggcagttgtgaaaaaagtgaatagttggaagagttgcagtaAATTGAAAagaatgccattgttgattagatgctattttctcttgaaccatatgttATATCCCCTATAAACTCATtgacacagatatatatatagttaaaaaaatatataccatatatgtatacattttttaaaagtgaATAAAGTctaaattaccaaagttaccataCCCTAAATTTGACAATGTGAGACAATAATGTTGCAGTTACTTCCTTCCCTTatgaaaaaagattgcagtcagagtgcaacATACAATGCGGCATAACTGTGGTTATAGTGAAGTATAACTGCTGTTATTCTACATTTACTGTGTCCAAAATATTACAGTCAATCTTTTTTTGCTAAGGGTTATCTGTGTGACTTGTCTTGCATTGTTTTGTGAGTTGAGAATGAGTCCAACAAACTGTCTAGTGaattaagaaaaatataaaaaatcttGTTCTGCCTCTGCATCTATATGACGAGTAGCCTAATTTCcaggtaccagtagtagtagacaggtctactggacagtgaAAACATTGCTCCCCTAGCGGCAGAGTGAGATAGTGCTTTTGGGAAGCAGCACTTCGCGCTGGGACTGGTTCTCTCGCAGCCATTTTCTGTCCAACCACACGGCCGTttagagaagctaaccaaccagggcTGTATCGGAGGTTTGTGGCTGGCTCCGGCCAATGATTGCTATCCGATTTCGCTTTACCTCGAATCGAAATCTCCGCGTTTGACTGTTTCTTTTTATTTGATGGTAGTGTGAATGGGAATTAGCAGCGGGAAAGTAGAAATGAAGACTGCGAGTTGTTAAATTACAGGACTCGCTAGTAAATGGTTTCCTGCTATGGGTTCTCACGCACAGGCCCCCCAAACAAAGACTAGCTCAAAAAAAATCATCTGTCAAATGTAGCTATGGTAATTGGCTATGTTAGGCATGGTGGTCAAACTGGTGAAGTCGACGGGACATCTTGAATATTGTTTAAACATGAAGAATTTTTCCAAATCGTGAGTTACTAATCGATTTAACAATGGCCATTAAATGGTGCGTTTTTGATGTAGTATGAATGTGAGTTGGCTAGTACGAGCTAACATTAACGTTAGTTCTCCTTCCCATCTAGCTAGCGCATCTtgttacctagctaacgttagttagctatgATATCTAAAGTTATCTTAAGTTAAAATGATAACTGTTCTGTCTCCGCTTATTTACCGTCTCTGGGTTTTTGGCAAGTTCGCTTCGTCGACATAAGCCAGTTAACGTTATACTCGCTACTACTAGCCAACCAGTTAGCCATTGTATTTCCCCTCTGGCTAATTGTCAGTAAACACGGGAACAAAGAGAATGTTGCAGAGCCATGGGCTCTGGAAAAAGCtagtgttagctagactctagctGGGTAGCAAGCGGCTTATAGATTCATGACCATCCATGTCTGAACTAGTAACAAGTCGTAGTTTTTATGCAACTGTGTTAGATTCTCCATTCCATGCTAATGTGAATGTACTCTGTTTTAGCTGCGACTAGACAGCGGTgctcacagatagaacaatgagacagatatttcaccggatgtataaatgtgaagcatccgcttggcgtttccactccaGTTGCGTGGGGATGgccggtgttgtgccgaaaatcgCCACCCTACCAGAATCGCCCCCATctaattttgtggctagagtcaaatactttctatagaacaaacttcacgtcaggataggcaaccgaaattaataatgaatgtatgtgtgttacattaaacatagaggagggagtaaaatgttggcaagcaatgaattattatccttacactttcaaaaatactagttgggtaagacatgggagagatgacaCATTTTGGCGAAGAGATTTAATCATAGACTAATACAAATCGGTAGGAGCTACATGGGCAGCCTCCCAGGAAAGCAACTTTCACCCCCGGGTGTGGGTGGGcgctgaagggggggggggggggggttcgcccAAGGCGCCATACCAGCTAGAACCGCcacatacacttgaaacaaatagccaaaccgaaaactgcaaACATAAAATGCTTTCtgctactaagatcagtgaaatgtaggctaaactgaAAACGGAGTGAAGtgcagaaatctcaactagcaatcAAGTCGCAGCATTGAATAACATGAAGGGGGGGAGAATTCTGGCAGGGGGGAGATTTTTGGCACAACACCGGCAAtgtgagatggattttggccgacattctgctaatGTTCTaatcgattaaacatttgatctcaatacagttttcttaTCGCAAAACTAAAATatgttacttacagagtgaactaagttttgtagactttacccttttcCAAAGATTTAAAAAGTTGCGTTTAAGAATGCAAAGGCAAATTGAGTTATTTTCACATGCGTTCCCTAATGGCAATATGCAAATGTTCGCTAGAATGCGCCAATCACGTTACATTTGTGATATAAAAAGGAAGGGGGATTAACAATCCACTACCCCATTCCAGCCCAATGCAAACAgcctgggaggacgggacaccaccactcaatgcaccctgtaactcttctgaagtcaaatctcataaacagtaccagtcaaaagtttggacacacctactcattctcagggtttttctttattttttactattttctacattgtagaataatagtgaagacatcaaagctatgaaataacacatggaatcatgtagtaaccaaaaaagtgttaaacaaatctaaatatattttatatttgagattcttcaaattagacaccatttgccttgatgacagctttgcacactcttggcattctctcaaccaacaagtgctcagcatatgtaggaactccctcaagactgttggaaaagcattcctcatgagattgagagaatgccacgagtgtgcaaagatttcaaggcaaagggtggctactttgaggaatataaaatatatttttatttaacacttttttggttactacatgattccatatgtgttatttcgtagttttgatgtcttcactattattctacaatgtagaaaatagtaaaaataaagaacaaccctgaGAATGAGTTGGAGtttcctaacttttgactggtactgtacctaaTACTtatctgcagctgccaccacctctattttctgtgatttaagTTCCATTGTTGCGGTACAGTTCATAAGCCATTGCTATGAACGATAAGAAGCCAAATTTACTGAAGCATAAATCACTCGTTGGCCTATCCCTTTGTGCTGGCACAAATCTACTCGCACCCTTGACCCATCCTCTAAtttcttcactgcctcatcaTACGACACCTTCTACACTACTCTGACTCtagccacctcaacctgcctctctcgcaccggacacttccgatccccagcaacacgggcacccctacagttgacacacacaactttatccaccgaaactacacaatcctctatcccatgccttcctgcacacttcccacataTTGGAAACTCCCTCCTACAAACTGCTGCTACATGACTAAACGTTGCACCTGAAACAGCTCAGTGGATTTGGCACAAAAGCTCTAACAGGATAACAGatatatcctaacatgactttgtCAGGTAGAGACTCTGACACCTCATAAGGACTGCCGGTGGCTCCTCTGTTTCACCACCCTCCCCACCGGGTTTGCGTCGCACCAAACAGCGCGGGCGTCGCACCAAACAGTGGGCGTCGCAAATTCCAAGGATCTTGTACTTCAATTGCTCCACCTTCACATCTAACACTACCCCAGAAATCCCTGCTTTTAATGATACCCTGTTCCTAAGATCAAAGTAAGAAACAGATCTTGACCCAAGTTGTGTGACACGGAGCGCCTGCTCCCTCTGATTAGAAGAAACAAACAAATATCACAAGTCCACTACAGGTTACCTTCATTGATTCAACTGCACCCAACTCGTTTCTCACCCACCCTGAAGCCACATGGATCAGCCCACTTTCTCCAAAAATGTTGCTCCTGCTGGACCAGATTCTTCTTTATCATGTCCAACGATGCTAAGCTCGGGTTCCAAGCCCTTCACAACTCCTTCCACCTCACTTAACTTACCCTCATGCACTTCTATTGCCCCTCCAGAACTCGGTCCGGCACACGGCTCATTCTGTTTGCACTACACAACACCAATCTTCTTCGACACCCCCATTCATTGTTATCGCCGTCTTCCTCAGTTTTAAATCCATCCTCTGCTTTTCATTCTCTTCCTCTTTTTCTGCCTCCATTCCTCCTCAGAAATTCTCGTTTCTGTGTCCATGCCCCAATATTGCTGATCTTGTTCCATGATTCCCATGTAGCACCATTCAGCACAAGACCACTTGTTTCATGCCAGCTAACAACCTCAAGATGTCCTCTCCGTCTGAAAAAAATGCTTCCCAGGCGACTAACCTGTACTTTCAGTTTTTGATTGGCTATTTGGATAGTTCATCCAGCCACTGATTGGTTAATGTAGCTAAAACAGAAACAGGTTAGAATACACAGTCAACCCATATTGTTGTATTTCCCATGAATGGATTAGGGTCTATATGCAGACTGCGTTTACTACATGCTGCGCCCACTACGTGTCACTTACTACATGCCACGCCCACTGCTATTGAGGCTGATATCTAGCTAGGACACTTGCACACACTGTCCTTCGCCCCCGCCTGCCGAGCACTGCTTTCCCGCAGTTATTTTAACATGACGACGAGGGTAATCACAACCCGGTAGTGTCACGCGGGAGTTGAGTTGTCGACATTAGCTAGTTACTTCCCCCATCGTAACGTTAACAGAACTGCGGGAAAGCAGTGCTTGGCAGGTGGGGGCGAAAGACACTGTACCGGTGTGCCCTAGCCTCGCTAGCTAGAAGCCTCCTTTGGTGTTTTTGTTGGGTGGTTGGCATTGGTGCATTACTGCAAgctactgtgctggagtgtggCCCAGAGACAGAGCTAGCAGCCTCAATGGCAGTGGACACGGCATGTGTCGTGGAAATATTCAGTCAATAATGTTTCTCAAATACCGGAACCTGTGAGTTCaaatagactttattacaaagtAACACAAGCCGGGCTGGTTCATGAAGCAACTGCCTTTCCAGCCTTGGCACACACTTTTTATACAGTTTTCATCCTTACGTCACACATACAGTAACGCCTCTTTATGTTAATGATTCATCCCCTCTGGCATTTAGCCACCATTATCTTTTTTCCTTGTACTTATTTTAGCTTGGTTTCACATTAGGTCATAGATTCCATTGGTGGCGTAACCACAGCGACAGTGAACATTAGGCCATAGCAATGGTATAAAAAGAAACAGACATGCAGACTCCCAAGACAGGTGCATGTCTAATGGTGCCTAATGACCTTGACACACATATAGAGTGCACTTATTCTTACTACACTAAGATGTCACACATGTACTGGAAAGTTCCCAATACTTGTATTTAGTGAAATATATAGTGGGCGTAGCATATAGTAACTGCAGTCTGCAGATAGACATTATTGCATGAATGCCCTAAAAAGAACTGAGTTATAACTTCtgcctgtttacagatggacgGCGACAGTTCAACCACCGACGCCTCTCAGTTGGGAATGTCAGGGGAGTACATGGCAGGAAGCCACTACGTTCTTCAGTCACAGGACGGTAGGTGGTGGAACTCACCTCACAGACTAAGCACCCCTAATCAGCCACACCCTCTTTTCCGACATCCACAATCCCTTGGTCATAATAACTTGGGTGCCCAATGATGCTGGACACAATCAGAGCACCCCTATATAAACATAAAGATACTGACATGGCACTACCACCTTTCACAAGCCCAAAGATGCTTCACAAATAACCAggtttacatactgtagtaatcaTAAATTATCAGGCTTGACATGAACCAAGTCACATGTAGATTTTATCTAGATAGAAGATTTGTATAGACACAATGTGGTGTTGAATAGGGATCTAACATGTCCCTCTCCCTGCCAGATGATGGGGATGAGAGCCTGCATGACCATGAGGAAGGCAACGGCAGCAAGGAAAACTTCCGTGAGCAGGACATCTACCTCCCCATCGCTAACGTGGCTCGCATCATGAAGAACGCCGTCCCACAGACAGGAAAGGTATGGATTCAAATGTTATTTATCACGTGGCGAATAcagctggtgtagactttacagtgaaatgcttgcttacgaaccTTTTCCAACGATGCAGAGGTtacaaaataaaatagtaactaacacaaggaataaaatgAAATACACAGGAAtggagctacagtggggagaacaagtattggatacactgcggattttgcaggttttcctacttgcaaagcatgtagaggtctgtaatttttatcataggtacacttcaactgtgagagatggaatctaaaacaaaaatccagaaaatcacattgtatgatttttaagtaattaatttgcattttattgcatgacataagtatttgatacatcagaaaagcagaacttaatatttggtacagaaacctttgtttgcaattacagagatcatacgtttcctgtagttcttgaccaggtttgcacacactgcagcagggattttggcccactcctccatacagaccttctccagatccttcaggtttcgggtctgtcgctgggcaatacggactttcagctccctccaaagattttctattgggttcaggtctggagactggctaggccactccaggaccttgagatgcttcttacggagccactccttagttgccctggctgtgtgtttcgggtcgttgtcatgctggaagacccagccacgacccatcttcaatgctcttactgagggaaggaggttgttggccaagatctcgcaatacatggccccatccatcctcccctcaatacggtgcagtcgtcctgtcccctttgcagaaaagcatccccaaagaatgatgtttccacctccatgcttcacggttgggatggtgttcttggggttgtactcatccttcttcttcctccaaacacggcgagtggagtttagaccaaaaagctctatttttgtctcatcagaccacatgaccttctcccattcctcctctggataatccagatggtcattggcaaacttcagacggcctggacatgcgctggcttgagcagggggaccttgcgtgcgctgcaggattttaatccatgacggcgtagtgtgttactaatggttttctttgagactgtggtcccagctctcttcaggtcattgaccaggtcctgccatgtagttctgggctgatccctcaccttcctcatgatcattgatgccccacgaggtgagatcttgcatggagccccagaccgagggtgattgaccgtcatcttgaacttcttccattttctaataattgcgcctacagttgttgccttctcaccaagctgcttgcctattgtcctgtagcccatcccagccttgtgcaggtctacaattttatccctgatgtccttacacagctctctggtcttggccattgtggagaggttggagtctgtttgattgagtgtgtggacaggtgtcttttatacaggtaacgagttcaaacaggtgcagttaatacaggtaatgagtggagaacaggagttcttcttaaagaaaaacttacaggtctgtgagagccggaattcttactggttggtaggtgatcaaatacttatgtcatgcaataaaatgcaaattaattacttcaaaatcatacaatgtgattttctggatttttgttttagattccgtctctcacagttgaagtgtacctatgataaaaattacagacctttacatgctttctaagtaggaaacactgccgattttgcaggttatcaaatacttgttctccccactgtatataaatcggatgattaatcggtatcggctttttttggtcctccaataatcggtatcggcgttgaaaaatcataatcggtcgacctctagttttgaCCTTatcttctataacggtatttgaatgcTTGGTTTGTTAAAGATGATACGCCGTGCGaaacgtccatttttatagtttacttggctacttgagtcatctctctctgctctctgtctccatgctgctttccacacagacctggCCCCGCCCCATGgtactcaaggagcgcatttgttgttcctcggccacgagacacttgcgttcagtctgcatggtgaatgcagcacatgcaacaatgttgatgacaactgttaggttctaaatagACAGAGTAAAAACTAACAGGCACTCTaggaaaagctcaaaccaagtttattcacccaatgGATCAGACAGCTGAACAGTGTGGTGGCAATTCTACCTTTAACTAATAATGAGGAGAGGCGAAATCAATAATCAATCAAGGTATTACTTTTATTAAAAACATATTATAATAAGGAGGCTGGTTGCACCACCCACACAGGTGAAATGGAGTGAGAGCCTCACTGTACAAAGAGTACAGGAGCATTTATATAGTCAAGTTACCCCATGCAAGCATCTGCAAAACACGTGACCCTatgtacgtgtatgtgtgtgtgaggggagacaACTGGGCGAAAAGGTTGCCTCAGTCTGTTGCAACTGAGTGAGGATAATAGTGGCCAAAATGACAGGAAGTCTCTCCAGACATACTTCCTCTAACGGTAGCTCAACGGTTCCCCCAAGTTGGGCAAGCAAGCACCTTTGACTGTCGGCCCAGATGATGTATGGTCGTActggtcacacacacaaaacatgaatctTTCGCCCAGAAACAGGCTCCAAACAGAACAATAGCTCTGACCTGACCTCAGCCCAAattcctcactcctccccaactcacggctgtcatGTTGGCTTGTACCAGACTGTACCCTTCTCCTTTCCATAGGATACCTGATGTCTAACAATAACATGttctgacagaatgtaaacgttctgcattcccctctctccctcagtaccATGAACaaggatatttcatatttcaAGTTTAGAAGTCAGAACCCGTTACAACAATGCTATTTTCattttgcttcttaatataaatccactagcgttctataatggcactattagtttgtgtttcttacatcaccaaacagctagtttgtcttttcttagcaagttgcccTAAATCTTTTGAGACGCTaattgttagccgctaatgctaatagctagctagctagctagctaataaatgtactgagtaagagcaaacatagctagctaatacagcctgaaaataccagtgatggtgtagacctaaatcagcatgttgtttgtgccacagtatcttctaaatcaaatcgGAATACATGAAGCATGTATATGTTAGCTACGAGAAAATTTTTATGTAGCAGAATATTATAGGGTCCCCTTGGAAACACTTATCagcactttggttcctaccctgtcacaataattcTTCCCTGGCCATTTCATTCAAAGTGCCCAccattatattctaactatagaattagaataatcattatacttccatgattccaacagttcacccaggTGTTTTGCTccaaatcgcaattgcaacatttggttaaaaataccGGGTGTGATAGtaca contains:
- the LOC139530194 gene encoding nuclear transcription factor Y subunit beta-like isoform X2, with product MDGDSSTTDASQLGMSGEYMAGSHYVLQSQDDDGDESLHDHEEGNGSKENFREQDIYLPIANVARIMKNAVPQTGKAMKGEKGIGGVSVTEGLGEELTDDSFANQLPAGIITADGQQQNVMVYTTSYQQIPGVQQIQFS